The Aureispira anguillae genome contains a region encoding:
- a CDS encoding porin family protein translates to MKLSMIILFVLCGTIQVLTAQKNDEEGRFTATLVAGINISQIDGDEDGSYSKVGFNGGARGGVRLGERMELCTEILFSQKGSYVDYIDKLYHLDYMEVPVLFYYKDWKATDKKNRNYMRVMIGAGFSYSRLLNATIKQYGTRLNDVPGFVDPFLKNDFMFMLDANFFFTRNWGLNFRWSRSFITIVESPLRSNISYAINRSIIIRLLFRF, encoded by the coding sequence ATGAAATTATCAATGATAATCCTCTTCGTCCTTTGTGGTACTATTCAAGTCCTTACAGCACAAAAAAACGACGAAGAAGGACGTTTTACCGCTACCCTTGTAGCAGGCATTAATATCTCACAAATAGATGGCGATGAGGATGGTTCTTATAGTAAAGTAGGCTTTAATGGAGGTGCCAGAGGTGGAGTTCGTTTGGGGGAACGCATGGAGTTGTGTACCGAAATTTTATTTTCGCAAAAAGGAAGTTATGTCGATTATATTGACAAATTGTATCATTTGGATTATATGGAGGTACCTGTTCTTTTTTATTATAAAGATTGGAAAGCAACCGACAAAAAGAATCGAAATTATATGCGAGTTATGATTGGTGCTGGTTTTTCTTATAGCCGACTGCTCAATGCAACGATCAAACAATATGGGACTCGTCTCAACGATGTGCCTGGTTTTGTTGATCCTTTCCTCAAAAATGACTTTATGTTTATGCTGGATGCCAATTTCTTTTTTACTAGAAACTGGGGGCTAAACTTCCGCTGGTCTCGCTCTTTTATTACCATTGTAGAGAGTCCTCTAAGGTCAAACATTAGTTATGCCATCAATCGTTCTATTATTATCCGATTGCTGTTTCGTTTTTAA
- the lysS gene encoding lysine--tRNA ligase translates to MAFSETEIAAMNQKIDGIVATGILGERKLNDQDMARLENLKGLLNLKINPYPAEKFDVTHYAKDIKQEFNEENVEAFAEVSLAGRIMAKRGKGAVLFAEIQDSTERIQLFIKRDALCPDENKDFYNLAVKKLLDLGDYVGVRGSIFKTKMGEISVRVNEFIFLSKSLRPLPVVKRDEEGNIFDGFTNPELRYRQRYVDLTVNPEVKDVFVKRATLLKTMRNFFDSKGWMEVETPILQAVHGGAAARPFETHHNTLDMGLYMRIANELYLKRLIVGGFEGVYEIGKMFRNEGMDSTHNPEFTAMEIYVAYKDYIWMMKMVEDLLEKIAMTLHGKTTVEVGEHTIEFKGPYRKLSMYDSIKEYTGIDVSEMDEAALRQVCQDLHIEVDESMGKGKLIDEIFGEKVEANLIQPTYITDYPIEMTPLAKKHRTKDGLVERFELFMMGKEIANAYTELNDPIDQRERFVHQLDLANRGDDEAMVLDEDFLRALEYGMPPTSGLGIGIDRLVMMMTNHSSIQEVLFFPQMKPEVTQVSAEVE, encoded by the coding sequence ATGGCATTTAGTGAAACAGAAATTGCAGCAATGAACCAGAAAATAGATGGTATTGTAGCAACGGGCATACTTGGTGAGCGTAAATTGAACGACCAAGATATGGCAAGATTAGAAAATTTGAAAGGATTATTAAATTTAAAGATCAATCCTTATCCAGCAGAAAAATTTGATGTTACCCACTATGCCAAGGACATAAAACAGGAATTTAATGAGGAAAATGTAGAAGCATTTGCAGAAGTTTCCCTTGCAGGTCGTATTATGGCTAAAAGAGGAAAAGGAGCCGTTTTGTTTGCTGAAATACAAGATTCTACGGAACGTATTCAATTGTTTATCAAGCGAGATGCGCTTTGCCCAGACGAAAACAAAGATTTCTATAACCTTGCTGTTAAGAAATTATTGGACTTGGGAGACTATGTAGGGGTAAGAGGCTCTATTTTTAAAACTAAAATGGGCGAAATTTCAGTTCGTGTTAATGAATTTATCTTCTTAAGCAAATCCTTGCGTCCTTTGCCTGTTGTAAAAAGAGATGAAGAGGGAAATATATTCGATGGTTTTACCAATCCAGAGTTGCGTTACCGTCAGCGTTATGTTGATTTAACGGTTAACCCAGAAGTTAAGGACGTGTTTGTAAAGCGAGCAACCTTGTTGAAAACCATGCGTAATTTCTTTGATAGCAAAGGTTGGATGGAAGTAGAAACGCCTATTTTGCAAGCTGTTCATGGAGGAGCTGCTGCACGTCCATTCGAAACGCATCACAACACCTTAGATATGGGCTTGTATATGCGTATTGCTAACGAATTGTACCTAAAACGCCTTATTGTTGGTGGTTTTGAAGGGGTTTATGAAATTGGCAAAATGTTCAGAAATGAAGGAATGGACAGTACGCATAATCCTGAGTTTACGGCAATGGAAATCTATGTCGCTTACAAGGATTATATCTGGATGATGAAGATGGTAGAGGATCTATTAGAAAAAATTGCCATGACCTTACATGGTAAAACAACAGTAGAGGTAGGCGAACATACCATTGAATTTAAAGGTCCTTACCGCAAATTATCGATGTATGACTCTATCAAAGAATATACAGGAATTGACGTTTCTGAAATGGATGAGGCAGCGTTGCGTCAAGTGTGTCAAGATTTGCATATTGAGGTTGATGAATCAATGGGCAAAGGAAAATTGATTGATGAAATCTTTGGAGAAAAAGTAGAAGCAAATCTCATTCAGCCTACTTATATTACCGATTATCCAATCGAAATGACGCCCTTAGCTAAAAAACATCGTACAAAAGATGGTTTGGTAGAGCGTTTTGAGTTGTTTATGATGGGGAAAGAAATCGCCAATGCGTATACTGAATTAAATGATCCTATTGACCAAAGAGAGCGTTTTGTTCATCAATTGGATTTGGCCAACCGTGGTGACGATGAAGCAATGGTTTTGGACGAAGATTTCTTGCGTGCTTTAGAATATGGTATGCCTCCAACCTCAGGTTTGGGGATTGGAATTGACCGTTTGGTGATGATGATGACCAATCACAGTTCTATTCAAGAGGTATTGTTTTTCCCTCAAATGAAACCAGAGGTAACACAGGTAAGTGCAGAGGTAGAATAA
- a CDS encoding proline dehydrogenase family protein, translated as MAKVDFSNTAIAFERKSNKELKQTNWLFKMMSNNLLVNLGSNMTLLALQLKMPIKGIIKKTIFKQFCGGATLDECRKTVSELAAYQVGTVLDYGAEGKEDDAAFDLTVQETIKSIRFAAEHDTVPVVSCKVTGLTKNSLLDKITSQGQLDAKEESTYQKAVDRLDIICREAHQLKVALFIDAEESWLQGGIDQLTDVMMERYNKTCVTVYNTFQLYRHDRLEFIKKSFALAQEKGYILGAKLVRGAYMEKERERAKEMGYPSPIQPDKAACDADYNAAVKFCIENYEQIGSCVASHNEYSTQYQLQLMEEMNIPKEHPHFNFCQLYGMSDNLTFNLAKSGYNVAKYVPFGPVADVIPYLIRRAQENSAVDGEVSRELGLIRQEIIRRKKA; from the coding sequence ATGGCTAAGGTTGATTTTTCAAATACGGCTATCGCTTTTGAGCGCAAGTCAAACAAAGAGTTAAAACAAACCAATTGGTTATTCAAAATGATGAGTAATAATCTATTGGTTAATTTGGGCAGCAACATGACGCTCTTGGCATTGCAACTCAAAATGCCCATCAAAGGAATTATAAAAAAAACCATTTTCAAGCAATTTTGCGGAGGAGCAACGCTTGATGAATGCCGCAAAACGGTCAGTGAACTAGCTGCTTATCAAGTCGGAACTGTTCTAGATTATGGTGCAGAGGGGAAAGAGGATGATGCCGCATTTGACCTTACTGTACAAGAAACAATTAAGTCCATTCGTTTTGCCGCAGAACATGATACAGTTCCCGTTGTGAGTTGCAAAGTGACTGGTCTGACAAAAAATAGTTTATTAGACAAAATTACTAGCCAAGGGCAACTTGATGCTAAGGAAGAAAGTACCTATCAAAAGGCTGTAGATCGCCTCGATATTATCTGTCGTGAAGCGCATCAGCTTAAGGTAGCTTTATTTATTGATGCTGAAGAAAGTTGGTTGCAAGGGGGAATTGACCAATTGACAGATGTGATGATGGAGCGTTACAACAAAACTTGTGTTACGGTCTATAATACGTTTCAGTTGTATCGACACGATCGACTAGAATTCATTAAAAAATCGTTTGCCTTGGCTCAAGAAAAAGGCTATATTTTAGGGGCAAAATTGGTACGTGGAGCTTATATGGAAAAAGAACGAGAACGCGCCAAAGAAATGGGCTACCCCTCTCCCATCCAACCTGATAAAGCAGCCTGTGATGCTGACTACAATGCTGCTGTTAAGTTCTGTATAGAAAATTATGAGCAAATTGGTTCTTGTGTTGCTTCTCACAATGAGTATAGCACCCAATATCAATTGCAATTGATGGAAGAAATGAACATTCCGAAAGAGCATCCTCACTTTAATTTCTGTCAACTGTATGGAATGAGTGATAACTTAACCTTTAACTTGGCAAAATCAGGCTATAATGTTGCCAAATATGTCCCGTTTGGTCCTGTTGCAGATGTTATTCCTTATTTGATTCGTCGTGCGCAAGAAAATTCCGCAGTAGATGGTGAGGTGAGCCGTGAATTGGGGTTAATCCGCCAAGAAATTATTCGCCGAAAAAAAGCATAA
- a CDS encoding DUF368 domain-containing protein yields MSNNEPILDGNSSVEKPTNSIEYIFIFLRGLAMGAADVVPGVSGGTIAFITGIYERLLNAIKSVNPTAIRLLFKEGFNAAWKHIDGTFLVALFAGIFVSLFTLSKGLKWCLANYPQLLWAFFFGLIIASSIYIIKQVERWNPSAIVGLILGGIVAYIITIVAPTEAPTAYWMVFLAGAIAISAMILPGISGSFILLLMGMYRHVLNAATEMDIVFLLIFMAGCIVGLLSFSHLLSWTFKNYKNTTLAVLAGFMIGSLNKVWPWQNVARTRIDSHGNEVPWLMENVMPSNYLGETYILWCLILLIVGFSIVFLLERLGNNMTKE; encoded by the coding sequence ATGAGTAATAATGAACCAATTTTGGATGGCAATTCATCCGTAGAGAAACCTACTAATTCGATCGAATATATTTTTATTTTTCTTCGAGGACTTGCGATGGGTGCTGCAGATGTAGTCCCTGGCGTTTCTGGTGGAACAATTGCTTTTATCACAGGCATTTATGAACGATTGCTCAATGCCATTAAATCGGTTAATCCTACCGCCATTCGATTGTTGTTCAAAGAAGGATTTAATGCAGCATGGAAACATATTGATGGTACTTTTTTGGTCGCTTTATTTGCAGGGATTTTTGTGAGTTTATTTACGTTATCCAAAGGGTTAAAATGGTGTTTAGCAAACTATCCTCAACTGCTTTGGGCCTTTTTCTTCGGATTAATTATCGCTTCAAGTATTTACATCATAAAACAAGTAGAACGGTGGAATCCATCGGCTATTGTGGGGCTAATTCTAGGGGGAATTGTTGCGTATATAATTACCATAGTTGCTCCAACAGAAGCACCAACGGCTTATTGGATGGTCTTTTTGGCAGGAGCAATTGCTATTTCAGCAATGATTCTTCCTGGTATATCTGGTAGTTTTATCTTGCTCTTAATGGGAATGTATCGACATGTTCTTAATGCAGCAACAGAAATGGACATTGTGTTCTTACTTATTTTTATGGCTGGTTGTATTGTCGGATTGCTGTCTTTTTCGCATTTATTGTCTTGGACCTTTAAGAATTATAAAAACACCACCTTAGCAGTACTCGCTGGTTTTATGATTGGTTCTTTAAATAAAGTATGGCCTTGGCAAAATGTTGCTAGAACTCGAATTGATAGCCATGGCAATGAAGTACCTTGGTTGATGGAAAATGTTATGCCTAGTAATTATTTGGGTGAAACGTATATTTTGTGGTGTTTAATTTTATTAATTGTTGGTTTCTCTATTGTTTTTTTATTAGAACGATTGGGCAATAACATGACAAAAGAGTAA
- a CDS encoding shikimate dehydrogenase family protein — protein MKTFGLIGRQLQHSFSPSYFEQKFQQEGIKDCIYKLFPLAQIEDFKTLLAHEPNLKGLNVTIPYKQAILPFLDGLSSQAQKVGAVNTIQIQQGKLIGHNTDVYGFQASLEQQLSPLQRQSKALVLGTGGASKAVIYALKELNIPYQLVSRTAKENVLTYDDLTTSVIHSHLIIINTTPLGMSPNIHRFPPLPYEAIKKQHLLFDLIYNPKQTLFMQKGTKKGATVINGLQMLHLQADRAWEIWTH, from the coding sequence ATGAAAACTTTTGGATTAATTGGTCGACAATTACAACATTCTTTTTCTCCTAGCTATTTCGAGCAGAAATTTCAACAGGAGGGAATTAAAGATTGTATCTACAAGTTATTTCCTCTAGCACAAATAGAGGATTTTAAGACATTATTAGCCCATGAGCCCAATTTAAAAGGGCTTAATGTCACCATTCCTTACAAACAAGCAATCCTTCCATTTCTAGATGGCTTGTCGAGCCAAGCTCAAAAGGTTGGCGCTGTAAATACCATACAAATACAGCAAGGAAAGTTAATTGGACACAATACAGACGTTTATGGTTTTCAAGCTAGCCTAGAACAGCAATTAAGCCCTCTTCAGCGACAATCGAAAGCGTTAGTTTTAGGAACAGGGGGCGCTTCTAAAGCTGTGATTTACGCCCTAAAAGAACTGAACATCCCCTATCAATTGGTATCTAGAACTGCTAAAGAAAACGTCTTGACCTATGATGATTTAACGACCTCAGTAATCCACAGTCATTTGATTATTATTAATACGACCCCTTTAGGTATGTCTCCCAATATTCATCGTTTCCCCCCATTACCCTATGAAGCTATAAAAAAACAGCATTTGCTCTTTGATTTAATCTATAACCCCAAACAGACCTTGTTCATGCAAAAAGGAACAAAAAAAGGGGCTACCGTTATCAATGGTTTGCAAATGTTACATTTACAAGCTGACAGAGCTTGGGAAATTTGGACTCACTAA